A single region of the Vicia villosa cultivar HV-30 ecotype Madison, WI linkage group LG4, Vvil1.0, whole genome shotgun sequence genome encodes:
- the LOC131594232 gene encoding uncharacterized protein LOC131594232, with protein MFINVCPVVGANSKRMETWSHVINTMKFRLSSWKNKHLSIGGRIVILKSVLYAISVYFLSFFKAPAGIWSSICKWLGVSSTLHNDGWQHMSQFEYLLGGEKSTSLKLLVLWCACIWYIWKARNHKIFRNEDIDIIKVIEEAKIHSWKWLKIKSNWIKEDFVLWCLNPKACLGLASGSLISRRVCP; from the exons ATGTTTATCAATGTTTGCCCAGTAGTTGGAGCTAACTCAAAGCGGATGGAGACTTGGTCCCATGTGATAAATACAATGAAGTTTAGGTTGTCTAGTTGGAAGAACAAACATCTTTCCATTGGCGGTCGAATAGTAATCCTGAAATCAGTCCTATACGCGATCTCGGTTTACTTCCTCTCCTTCTTCAAGGCTCCGGCAG GTATTTGGAGCAGTATATGCAAGTGGCTGGGTGTTTCTTCAACTCTGCATAACGATGGTTGGCAGCACATGAGTCAGTTTGAATATCTGTTGGGAGGGGAAAAATCAACGTCTTTAAAGCTGCTCGTGTTGTGGTGCGCGTGTATTTGGTATATATGGAAGGCGAGGAATCATAAAATCTTTCGCAATGAAGACATTGACATCATAAAGGTGATTGAAGAAGCGAAGATTCATTCTTGGAAATGGCTCAAGATAAAATCGAATTGGATCAAGGAAGACTTTGTATTATGGTGTTTAAATCCTAAGGCCTGCCTTGGTCTAGCTAGTGGCAGCTTAATCTCCCGTCGAGTTTGTCCTTAG
- the LOC131594231 gene encoding gibberellin-regulated protein 1-like yields MAFSKLLAASLLASLLFLHFVDAAHQSEHTQTQGSLLQQIDCNGSCVARCRLSSRPRLCQRACGTCCRRCNCVPPGTAGNQEKCPCYASLTTRGGKRKCP; encoded by the exons ATGGCTTTCTCTAAGCTTCTAGCTGCTTCCCTTCTTGCATCACTTCTCTTTCTCCATTTTGTTGATGCTGCACATCAATCT GAACATACACAAACACAAGGTTCTCTTCTTCAGCAAATAG ATTGCAATGGATCATGTGTAGCAAGGTGCCGTTTATCATCTCGACCAAGATTGTGTCAAAGAGCATGTGGAACATGTTGTAGAAGATGTAACTGCGTGCCACCTGGCACTGCTGGAAACCAAGAAAAGTGTCCCTGTTATGCCAGCTTGACTACTCGTGGTGGCAAACGCAAGTGCCCATAG